The following DNA comes from Ooceraea biroi isolate clonal line C1 chromosome 11, Obir_v5.4, whole genome shotgun sequence.
GTGTGTCGGTGTGTCGTTAACGTAACTGCTCTCGCGTGTGTCGCTTACGCCTAACGCGAACGGAGAGATGTATACTCACTGAACTTACCTAGGTACCTCGCGAAACATTTTCCTGCGTCATCCCCGCGGAGAACGTCGCCGGGATTAACATCGAACTCTGAAAGCCGGGAAATGACTCTCGCAAGGTACGTGCTCGTGAACGAGTGCTTCCGTGAGGAATTAATTCGCTTCGACGTTTGGACAGAGTAATGGATGGACGATTCTGGAAGTAGGAATAGAATCGCTCTCTTTTGCGGATCGAGTCCATATCGATACAAATGCCACTGTACGACGCACCAGGTTTTCCTCCCTCGCATACAAGCGGGACAAGAGGACGCTCTATCTCTACCGCAATGTATCTCGTTGGAAGTACGCTACGCTCCGCCCGGGAACTCGCTCCCAGCGTAACGAGTTGACGAATATTGAACGCAAACGCGCGCGACCATTCGCCTCTGCGGGCACGTGGACCTCgcttacacacacacacacgcacacaaataTATCTCGCAGGCAACTTGCCAAGATACGCGTTACAATTTTCCCTCGGTATGGGTACGTCGCAAATTTATGTTACAAGTTACAGCAAGGCTTCGCAGTTTACCGCTTCCCCGAGCGCCGTCGCGGCGGagagtaaaattataatattctggACGCACGTCCCCGAACGCGCGTTAACGATAACACGATCGTTGAGTAGCGTAGAAAGATTATAATGCCATCGCGGAGGCAGACTTATTCGGATGGTCCTTGACCCCAACGCGACTTAGTCCTTGGTACTTTAGCAGGTAAAGTGCTGTCGTTCACCTTTCGCTTTATATTGACCACGATGCCGCTCTTGCTCGAGACCTTCGAGAGGGGCGCGGCCGTCGGTGCCGTCGCCGTGGACGACGCCCCTTTCGAGGCGTCTATCGTCGGCGGGGTCGACGGGAACGCCGGGAAATCCTCGTCCTCGAGACCGGGCGGCTTCGGCTGCTCCGGAGCGAAAGTCTTCTTGAACGAGTCCGGAAGACTTGGCTTGTACGGTTCCAGCACCGGTTCCGAAGGGAGCGAGATCGACGAGAGAGCTTGGGGCGGCGGCGTCACCGGGGAGTCGCTTATCGGGCCGACAGGCGGTGGCGTCAACACGAGGCCAGTACTGCCAGGAGATGCGAGCAGTGACGGTGGTGGCACGGCCATGCTGGGCGCTACCGTTGCCGCCGCGACTGCCGCCAACTCTTCCTCTGCTTTCCGGATTAGATCCAGATCGCTTAGGCTGCTCAGCGTGCTCTTACTCTCCTTCGGCGCATCCGGCGACACCTTCTCCGACTGACCGATCCTGGAAGAAGACGGTGAATACCTGCTTGTGTTCTGGTAGAGCGACGTGGTGCTAGCCGTGGGCAAGAACGACGCGCTGGGTTTCGACGGAAGGTAGGGGTCCACTTTGGAGGATTCCTGCCGCTTCACGTTCGCCAGGATCTCTTGCAGATTCGGCGGTATGGTGATGTCCGACACCTTGTCGAGGATCGGCTGCGCGAACTTGCTGATACTCGACGGCGGAGGCGGGGTGAAGGAGCGCGCGTCCGACGGACTGTAGGCTTCCTCGCAGTCGTTGCTCGGCGGATCCAATCCCAAACCCTGAAACGAAGCAAGAAAAACATAAACAGAGTGATAAGCGATACcagtaaaaaattgataatacgCGCGATAATCAGGCTCGTATCGTTGCTCAATGCTGCGATAACATCATCGATCATCGATATACGAGCAACgataattctattattatgtGTTTTAtcgatgtaaaaattatttaaaattaagctATTAAGTGGGATATTATTAAACATGTAGATACGAGATGTTACATccaattgaaaattaaaaaggtGATACTAAAACTTAATATTCTCGTCACTCACTCTCGGTACTTGCGGAACTTTGCCTGCTCTTGCATTCTTTAACTACATTGTTAAGTATAATTATCACTAAAAGAGGAAATAAAGAGCTACTAACAGATTTCTACTTCAGTCAAGATACCGGCTGATCAATTATTTGAGACGAATATACATACagttacatatatacacacacgtatatgtacatgtcGCGCGCATTTCGCACCGCGTTTACCGAACTCGTGATTAATCACACGAATTTCACCGGATTCGCAATGCTCCTCCACTCTTCGTCTCGTGATATACGACCGTGATATTAATTCAACTACGAGAAATATCgtacaatttatttacaatGTATTTACATCCAGCTACATGCCGTGCGACACTAGAATATCGAAGCTGTCTCATTGCTCCCGTTGCTAAATCGTTCGATTTTTCAGGTTGAAACGTGTCGATCGTTTCCAACGCAATTAAATCCCGCATTCGAGCAAATCCATCCAGAAGTAAGAATCTAAAAAGCAGCTCGAGGAGTCGGATCGGGATGCGTGTGGGACGGGTGAGAgatgaaaattcaattttatttacatcaaGACAAATAGAGAGATGATGACAACAATCGAGATCGCGGGAAGTAAGCCTTATGAAAATTCTCACCGGCAGAGTCGGCGTCGCTTCGTCGAGAAACGACGAGCTAATATTCTGTATTTGTTGCTTCTGCTCCTCGATCTGTTGCTTCTGCTCCTCGATCTGCCGATTCAACTCGTCCATCTTCCTCTGCAACTCCGTGGAATTCTTGCTGGACGACGAGAGGATGACGCTGTTGTCGGTGACGGCCTCCAGCTCGTTCACGTCGTCGTCCATCTCTCCAGGACTGTACGGctcgtcgccgtcatcgtccAACGTGACTTTGCCGGGCGACGAGGTCAAGTCGATCTTCGACGATAACTCGGGCACTATTTTGCATATGGTCGCGGTGTCGATTATGCCGCGCGACATACCTATGTGCGCCTTGTTCAGAGATTCTAGGGTCATCTGCGTCACCGTGGTCTTCTCCTTCGCGGACTCCAGCGCGGGTGCCTTGTGATATAGCATGGGTGACGAGGACGAGGGTGGCGGTGACGAAGTCTTCGGCACACTGACCAATGGCGGAGTGTAACTTCGGTCGGACTCCTTCTTCGCCACCTTCGCGGGCACGACCGGCGGTACCGCCATCAGCCGTTTCTTCTTGTTGCGTACTATAATGCCGAGGAGCAGATGCGGCCGATTCTCCTCGAATCCGGGCCCGGTGAGCGGCAGCAGAACCGGCGGCACTACACTCTGGCTCGAGAACGGCATTATGTAGAAGTCCTTGATATTTTTCGAGACATTACCTACGACGCCCAGGCGACTCCTACTGTTTAAATAGCTGTACAGAGTTATATACGGGATCTTCTCCTCGTCGTTCGCAGCCGTCAATCTGATGACCAAGATCTCCTTCGAGCCAGTCCGTTTCATTTTCGAGATGTAGTCCCACACCGTCTCGTGACTGATCCTACCGACGACGTCAACGGTGTCCGGCAAATCGTCCATCAGGTCCTTCGCATTGCCGCTCACTTCTTGTGCAGTTATGAAGAACTTGGCGACGTCGATCATATTGACGAAACCGCGCCAGACGGTGTGCCAAGCTCCCTTCGCGGAGGTTTCCTTGTCGACCTCctgctccttctctctttccggcTCCTCGTTTATATCGGGTGTCTTGATCGTGACCGTGGAGCTGGGCTCTCTGTCCGACACGTCCGAGTCGTTTCCATCGAGCGTGTTCGTCGTCGCTTCGTCTTCTATGTGACGCCACAGGCGATCCTCGATCGGCTTCTCCGCCGCGGGCGGCGGCGAGCcgtccttcttcttctccggGTCCCTCTTGCGATCTTCCTCCCTCTTATCAACGTCCTTGAGCTCGATGCTTTCGCTGTGATTCCTCAAACGAGTGTCGTTACCCTTGTGTCGATCCTTCTGCCGGCCTCTCTCCCTGCTCTCCCTCCTGCCGACCTTATCCCGATCTTTATTCCGATCTCGTTCCTTGTCCTTCTCCCTGTCCTTGTCGCGTCTGCTCTCCTTGTTTCGGTTGGACTTGCGTTCCTTGCTCTTGTCTCGCGTCTTGCTGCGGTCCCGGCTGTGACGATGCCGACTGTGACTCCTCTCCCGCCGTTCTTTGCCCTTGACCTTGCTGCTGTCGcgctctctgcctctctcctTGTCCTTTCTCCTCCGCTCGTCCGTGCCCTTGGATTTCTTCGCGTCCGCTCGCGACTTCGGTCTGTCCTCCTTGTCCTTGTCCTTCTCCGTGCCGTCGATCGTAGAACTGATGCTGTCGCCGCTGTTCAATGCAGTGACGATGTCCTGCACCGGCGTCTTGGGATCGACGTGATCGATGCCACCGTCGTTCTCGATTATCTGCTCGCCCTTGTGAGTCTTCACGACAATCGACTTGGCTTGAGCCATCAGATCGAGCTcgtttttctttatcatctcCAACTGGTGCTTCGTTTCCTTCTCCCGCCACTCGGCCAGCTCCTGACTGGCCATCTCGTCCGGGCTCAATCTCACCACCGCGTCCGGCGTCAACGAGCGGTCCGCGATCTTCCGGAACAACGTCAGATTCTTCGTGTCTTTAATGTTGAACACGAGGCTTCTGTACTTCGCTTTGTACTTCGAACCGGTGTCTTTGAAGTATTTATACATTTCGAGTTCTATGTTGAATGCCAGATCGGCAATCTCCTCGTCCGACAGTTTCAAATCTTCCGTCTCCTTTATACGACTCGACAGTAACTCCGTCAGCGTCTTTCGGATGTTCACTCGTATAGGCTCCGCCTCCGGTTTCCTCACCGGCGTCAGTTTCGTTTGCTGCTTCGACTGGGAAGGCGACGGCTTCGTCTCTTGCTTCTTAACTAGTACCGGCTTCGGCGAACCTGCCGCTTGGACCCGCACCTGTGTCGGTGTTGCGACTTGCGTCTTCGGTGTTGCCACTTTCAATATCGCGGCAGTTTTTCCCGGCGTTGTCGCGATTATCGTCTGCTTCAACTGCGCCGACTTGTTGTTCGATGACACGGTTACCTGCTGCTGCGTAGCTGGAATTATCGTAATTTTCTTACTGGCTGTCAGGATGGTTTGCTTCGATCCAGCTACCTTCGCGTAGATCATCTTTGGTATGGTTTGCACTTTAACTGGCGACAGTTGCGTTATTTTCGCCTGAAAACAGAGATTTGTCCAGAGATTTGCGTGATCCATCCAAATACTTTACATAATCTGATACCTAAAGATTTGAAAATTCAATTTCCCGTGTGTAATATGTCATTTTATACGTACAGTTTTCCCGGATGTTTGAATCTGCGTGACGAGTTTCCCACCTATCTGAAgcgtattaatattattagctCCTATCACTTCGAAAGTTGGATTGTCTTTCAGCCATGTCCGCAGATTCGACCTCGTAGGAGCGTCTGCACCTATATACGACAAATTTATGTACGTTAAGTCTGCATCGGACTACGTATTAGAGATCGAGACTGCGAGCTGACGATTGGATCAATCAAAACGTCACCCGCTACATTTTAATTGCTCAATTCTCAATCTCCGAGTCGCAATCTTCAATGCATAGTCTGATATGGGCTAAATAGAGGCACATCGCGTGGACATCATCTACGTTCCATGGATCATCTTTCTACTTACCAGTAAGAACTTTACCAGTTTTTCTGTCGAAAACTATAACTCGAGCCTCGCTTTTCAGCTTCGCAGCGTCCGTGATTAGCGACTTGGTCGATTTCGATCCCGTAGCAGGCGTAGCAGGTTTGTCCTTGGTTAAAGTTTCTTGCGCATGCGCGAGAATACACGCGTCTGAGCAGTAAATGCTCGAGTTTCTGGCTTCCTTCTTGCAAACGACGCACTGCATTGTGCCGGAGACTGGAGCGATGCCGTTGTCAGTGGAGGAGCTCGACGAGGGCACTTCTTTCGCCGGTAGCACAGCCTGCAACACCGAACTCTCACTGCTCGGATCGATCTTCGTCTTCTGTTTTCCAGGCACCGACTGCGAACCCGACTTCGCCTTCTCCTCCTCGGCTTTTTTCCTCAGACAATTCGGGCAGACCCATTCGATGCCCTTTTCCTCCATTTGCTGGCCTATTGTACACATATAGAATAAATAGCACTGAATGGTTTCGTTTCGTATTAATTAAAgacttattaataaaagactataaaatattcaagagGGCATGTCAGCACTACCCAACAGATATTACAATACTGAGAGAGAAAACGGtcaaaaagcaaaactaattttttcGAGTTTTGACTTTGTTTcgcttcttttctctctcagtgttgtattttgtattatccGTTGGGTAGTGCTGACATGCCctcttgaatattttatagtcTTTTAAAGTTGTTTTCTGCCGGTAAGTAGgttattaattgtaatgttaattttttattgatctATTTTAGAAAGcgactttatataatatttttgaatttttcacgCTTGAGAAGGACCGAGATTTTTGTGTCGAAACGTTGCGCGATTGGTCGCTATCTGTATAGCCAATCTTGTCGtcgtattaaataaattttcaaatctaCAAGATATTAATCCTAACTGCGAAAGATGTATGCAAAATGTCCGGCAAGATTAGGATCAAATTTACATAGCGCTTACTTACCCATGGCTTTGCTGACGTGCACGCATTTCCCGTGGAACCAGTCTTCGCAAACGTCGCAGCATATCATGAATCGATTGTTATGCGGTCGTTTGCAGATACACCATAATCGATCTGGATCGTCCTCCGAGTCTGAATTATCCtcttcgtcgtcctcgtcgtcctcgtcctcctcctcattCGCGCCCGTTCTTAGCTCTTCCTTCGTTTGTACCAGCTGAACTTGCTGACCTTGCGGGCtaatttcgataaataaaaagttctgATTAGAAGTCTCCTGGTATCCATCCACGCAAAAGAAACTCTAATgattaaaccgattaaattatttatttgacgcaactaaattatttatttaagatgTAACTCACGTAAACTTTTCCACTTTTTTTATCGGTTCGGAATTTTTCTGTGGCGTCTCAGCTTTTGCCTGCAACCGTTTGCTTCTGGTGGCAGGTGCTTCGATGGGCGGTAACGTGATCACACGACCACCGCGAACAATCTGAATCGGTTCTTTGTCATCTTTCTTTTTGCCCATCTCTTTCGACGTGTTCATTGAAGCGGCCGGTGTCACTTCTCCGGGCTTCGATTCTTGTGATTCTTGTTCGCTTGGCATTAACGTAGGAGCAAGTATGCTACTCGTTGCTAACGGTTCCGACACTGGTGGTGCAGGATCAACCAATGCAGGCTGTGTAGAATCCATAGGATGacaataaaactttaatgaaCTGTTATAACCAATTTTCTAAGTACCTTAATCATTCTTTCTTActaaattaatacataaatttatgttaatttgtaaattattatttaacactattagtaaataatacttttttttgagCTTGCTTGCATTGTTGACCACGATCAACTTCTACGCTTTacataatgtaaaattcatGATAAATTTAGCAATCAGATTGTTGATCAAAACtccgttttatttttgttacaaaaatACCACAGGTTTTATCGATTCACCTAAACAGATGAAGTGATTAATGAACGCCAAGTATTTTTGGAAACAATTTTTGTTGTGGGGACTATTAATAGTTAAGAAGGgaaatatgtttcttttaaCTTTTGTAGAAGAAATAGTTTTCAACAGTTTTTAACCTTTTGAGTGCGGAGCTCCTCAAGAGGTCATCAGATTGAAACGCTCTGTACGTTAATGACGCACGGCTCGCAGTTACAATTACGCTGTGGACggaatactttttaattatggACGCATATGTGCGTCCATAGTTCACGCCGATAACTTTCTTCAAAAGCGCATGTACGCCCTTAGCACTCAAAGGGTTGAACAAGTTTCAGGTATATTcattgcaaattttaatttgcacgTGTTTATTTCTAACGTCTTTATAAAAGGAACATtgtttttgtacaattttttgtaaaaaatatatgtacatacatttttgtaaaaaatatatgaacatatatatatatatatagatatatatacatatacacaggCACTAATGTAGCGCCTTGCCTTACAATAACACTTGACACTCGTACTCAAAAGGATTTGAACATGCTGCTGTGTTTAAGTGCTATGTTTAACTGCCTATGTTTACTGTCTAAAAAActgtacaaaaatatttttatcttttcttcgATTCTATtctaacataattaatatattacctattcaattttctttttttgtacatCGAACCTGATCAATTGATGACAAAAAAGGACTAATGTAATattcgaaaataataattataaatttaaaatacaaaatcctGTAAAAAATcctgaaaatgtaaaaaatatgtacatgcaCGTGTACATGCATGTTtcaaagtattaatattttaaaagtgaATGATATTTACGTGTTCCGTTAAATCCACTCCAAAGTGTTcctgcaataataatgcttcGGCAAGCAGTTCTTCCTCGTGCTTACTGGCCTCCATTTCTAAAGTAGCCAATAGATGTTCCTCTCCCTCTATCCCACCTTTAACAGACACGTAAACAGATTCTGTCTATAGCACGAccgtaatataaataacgtgCAATGTGTGCTTTAAAGAaaggaaacaaaaaaagaaactaaaCGCTAAATCTgaattacacacacacacacacacacaagagaACAACATTGTTGTATAAAAAatcatatgtatatgaaacATCGTTATCTGTAATAAATCGTTATCGTGTAATAAAtcgaataataaaacttactACTTTTAGAAACATGATTTGGAACATGAGGTAGTACCGCAGGTTGTACATTTCCCTCTGATGAAGCAGTATTTGGCACTAAGAAAACATACGACAGCATTGCAAAACACAAATCTTATATGGAGGTACACGTAAGTAATTCCTCGACAAGGTCAACAGAAATtggaagaaagaataagaataaatagACAATTCAAGACTTCGCTTTAGTACGTCGCTTTCATGTTGCatgcattatttatcaaaattaaggggaagctggagttgctagtgaactattttttcgctatagcgatggtaattgcagtttcgaaaattctctttattgcttgtgcagaataaaaaatccttttccacaaatgaagtatagatagaaagaaagtccgctctacaggactttatattcaaaatggaaaaaagttaaaaaagacaaatgcaagtttttaacttttttccattttgaatataaagtcctgtagagcggactttctttctacctatacttcatttgtggaaaaggattttttattctgcataagcaataaagagaattttcgaaactgcaattaccatcgctatagtgaaaaaatagttcactagcagctccagcatccccttaatatCAAGATTAATTAAAGGGGAATGGAACAGTagtgataaaaattaagataaaaaatttctacagcccttgcAGTCAAGTATAAATAAGTGTTAAGTGACAATTCACAAATTTAAGAGCCGTACTCGTGAATAAATAGCGCAACCACGCAGCAATCTGGGGAAACGATATTATCACGATAATCTCTCCTGCGTCATGCAGGCTTTACACGTGATATTACCTGAATCCAAGGACGGCGGTAAGTCTTCAGTCACGGGTGGCTTGACTTCCGGCTTTTGTTCGTCCTCTTTCTCCGGCATCGCACTGCTACTACCCTCGTGCCGACTCACTTGCGGCTCCGGCTGAGCAGGCTGCTCTAGACTAGCACTAGGCGCTATCTTCTTACTGGCGACATTGGAGACTGTGTTCTGTGCCACGTCCGAGTCGACCGGGACGCCAACATTCGAGGAAACGGCTGGTGAGACAGGAACGGACGAGCCTGGAGCCGCGGTGTTGTCCGGAAGCTTTCCGTCACTGTTCGAGCCGACTCTTCGGATGATGTCCGGCGTTGAGAAGAGCGCGGGGCCGAGAGTGTCCGCCACGTAGCCCGGAGCTTTCCGAACGTCCTTCTTCAATTTCTTCGCACCTAAACAGATTGTGACAAACATGGATATTTGAAAGACTCGAGGGATTTATTTCAGTTTGCTCTTCATATTGATAACGTAGAAAGGTAGGTACTGACTATCTAACGCTTTGTTTTCCGGGGACTTTACAAGACTCTCCTCCGTTTTCGGAAGTTGCTCCAGCATCGCATcacattttctcttttccttctttatgTCGCTCGGCTTGGTCTTGGTCAACGGTGTGCCGCCGGCTGATGCGGGAGACTtcgactgctgctgctgctgctgctgctgctgcaccGGTAGGCTGGCGGGGGTCGCATTCAGTACAGCTTGCTGCGCCGTGGGCGACTGCGGCAACGTCGCGCTCGTTTGAGCAACCGGTTGCGTGGTGCTCGGGCTCGCTGTCTTAGACGTGACCGGCAACTGTATCAATTTTCCATCTTTGGTTTGGAATATCTTCGTGCCGACTTGATTCACGAATTTTCCCTTGGACACCATTACGGGTTTCTTAAGCCCGACGTTCTTCAGCTCGTTCGTTTTCAGCGGCACTTGTTTCTGCACAAACGTAACCTTCTGCGGACTTCTGCCCTGGCCGGGCTTAGTCAGTATCATGTCGCCTTTAATCATGTTGGCGTTGATCAGATTCGCCTTCACTTGGTTCGTCGTCTGGAGCGGTTTTTCGTGCGCGGCTGACGGCTCCGACACCGACGCCGGGGGCGTTTCCACAAACTGCGGCTCGTCCTTCTTCTTCCCGCCAAGAGACTTGACCTGTCTCTTGCTCTTGGTGGGGCTAAACCTCTCTGAAGACGTTGAaattacgttattttatttacgaggTCAACTTTATGAACTTGCATTGAAGCTTTTACTCACCCGCTTTGTCGTCCTTTTCCGGAGTCTTCATTGCGTTAACAGCAGCGGCCATCTCCATGTCCAAACGTCGCACCTGTTCCATGTCCATCTGCTTGTTCTGGCCTCTTCTTCGTACGGCGGTCATGCTACCACCTCTCGTGGCGATGCCTTTTCGTCCTCCTCGTGCCCTGACGTTGCTCCTTTTCACGCTGCGAGGACCGAAGTCCGAGTCGCTGTCATTGTCAGACGGCGGCTCCGACTCCGAGGATTCCGAGGATGATTCCGTCATctcgtcctcctcttcttcctcgtcgtTCTTACCTTGTGCTGCAAACgtgattgtataataattagcaGCCCTTGAAAACTCGAGACTCGAGCTACAAGTCGGAACAACATTTTATTCTAACAATTCAGACAGTAAAAATATgtccaaaatatattttataaaattataaaatataaaatgttactaAATCTGAGAATATATTAATGCATCGCAAAAAAGTCCCAAAAACTTCCGTTAtttcagatttaaaaatttttcattttatcatcgaactggaataaaacttttaattcatTGCAATTATCATTGTTATAATACCTTTAGATACTCCTTGCTGAGCATTCACGTTTCTCGGCATTGGATGTCCTGATACCTGGGGAGTCCCCACGATGCTCGTACTAGCTCTAGAAAGTCCAGTCGTGCTTCCAGGCGTAGACACAGCGGCTTTACGAATCGGTCTACTGATCTGTTTGTTCTGTATTGGTGTCTAATGTGGGAATGTCAACAAAACCACGTGATTAATCAGCTCCACTTTGtcaaataaaactaattagACAATTACACTTACACTCTTTACGATATTCTTGCTCTTAGCTCCAATGTTATCCGACGCATCATCAACGGATGATGGCATAACTGTCATTCGAGGGGAGGTCGGTTGAGATACGTATCGCACATTATGGGGCTCGGACGAATCATCCGCGACTGGCAACGGATCTCTTGGTATCGGATCGTTGGGCGACAGTCTGCTCGTGTAGCAATGATCCAACTGTATATTGTAGCGTATCGTATTTTGCTGTTCCTCTACCGACAACATatctaaaagaaaaacagatacatgcacacatatgtatatagagAAATTCCATGATGATTAAGCTATCAAGCTACATCGAGGAAGCAACGGGTGCATAATATCTGTATAAACGTTTGCACAATGTTCCGAGCTTTACAAAACACATTTGCTTGAGACCACTAACGTAAATAAAGAGTGTTGTACTATACGTAACACGTCACAACAGGATAAGGAGCTATAActtaacgaaaaaaaaaataatatataaagtaccAAGCATCGCAGTCACATTCTCGCCGAGTATCTGCTTTGCCTCTTCACTTTGGAGAGCTGTCTCT
Coding sequences within:
- the LOC105278652 gene encoding death-inducer obliterator 1 isoform X1, producing MSSSYFIEPQETEKKDDTLIIVVNDDGTLSVDQATLQNLIMSQTSSNVSVVRLGHSDSENGDITLTVDPPPFAHPTTSSVSGNASTDPGGLVDFMEMDPEQLERLETALQSEEAKQILGENVTAMLDMLSVEEQQNTIRYNIQLDHCYTSRLSPNDPIPRDPLPVADDSSEPHNVRYVSQPTSPRMTVMPSSVDDASDNIGAKSKNIVKSTPIQNKQISRPIRKAAVSTPGSTTGLSRASTSIVGTPQVSGHPMPRNVNAQQGVSKAQGKNDEEEEEDEMTESSSESSESEPPSDNDSDSDFGPRSVKRSNVRARGGRKGIATRGGSMTAVRRRGQNKQMDMEQVRRLDMEMAAAVNAMKTPEKDDKAERFSPTKSKRQVKSLGGKKKDEPQFVETPPASVSEPSAAHEKPLQTTNQVKANLINANMIKGDMILTKPGQGRSPQKVTFVQKQVPLKTNELKNVGLKKPVMVSKGKFVNQVGTKIFQTKDGKLIQLPVTSKTASPSTTQPVAQTSATLPQSPTAQQAVLNATPASLPVQQQQQQQQQSKSPASAGGTPLTKTKPSDIKKEKRKCDAMLEQLPKTEESLVKSPENKALDSAKKLKKDVRKAPGYVADTLGPALFSTPDIIRRVGSNSDGKLPDNTAAPGSSVPVSPAVSSNVGVPVDSDVAQNTVSNVASKKIAPSASLEQPAQPEPQVSRHEGSSSAMPEKEDEQKPEVKPPVTEDLPPSLDSVPNTASSEGNVQPAVLPHVPNHVSKSSGIEGEEHLLATLEMEASKHEEELLAEALLLQEHFGVDLTEHPALVDPAPPVSEPLATSSILAPTLMPSEQESQESKPGEVTPAASMNTSKEMGKKKDDKEPIQIVRGGRVITLPPIEAPATRSKRLQAKAETPQKNSEPIKKVEKFTPQGQQVQLVQTKEELRTGANEEEDEDDEDDEEDNSDSEDDPDRLWCICKRPHNNRFMICCDVCEDWFHGKCVHVSKAMGQQMEEKGIEWVCPNCLRKKAEEEKAKSGSQSVPGKQKTKIDPSSESSVLQAVLPAKEVPSSSSSTDNGIAPVSGTMQCVVCKKEARNSSIYCSDACILAHAQETLTKDKPATPATGSKSTKSLITDAAKLKSEARVIVFDRKTGKVLTGADAPTRSNLRTWLKDNPTFEVIGANNINTLQIGGKLVTQIQTSGKTAKITQLSPVKVQTIPKMIYAKVAGSKQTILTASKKITIIPATQQQVTVSSNNKSAQLKQTIIATTPGKTAAILKVATPKTQVATPTQVRVQAAGSPKPVLVKKQETKPSPSQSKQQTKLTPVRKPEAEPIRVNIRKTLTELLSSRIKETEDLKLSDEEIADLAFNIELEMYKYFKDTGSKYKAKYRSLVFNIKDTKNLTLFRKIADRSLTPDAVVRLSPDEMASQELAEWREKETKHQLEMIKKNELDLMAQAKSIVVKTHKGEQIIENDGGIDHVDPKTPVQDIVTALNSGDSISSTIDGTEKDKDKEDRPKSRADAKKSKGTDERRRKDKERGRERDSSKVKGKERRERSHSRHRHSRDRSKTRDKSKERKSNRNKESRRDKDREKDKERDRNKDRDKVGRRESRERGRQKDRHKGNDTRLRNHSESIELKDVDKREEDRKRDPEKKKDGSPPPAAEKPIEDRLWRHIEDEATTNTLDGNDSDVSDREPSSTVTIKTPDINEEPEREKEQEVDKETSAKGAWHTVWRGFVNMIDVAKFFITAQEVSGNAKDLMDDLPDTVDVVGRISHETVWDYISKMKRTGSKEILVIRLTAANDEEKIPYITLYSYLNSRSRLGVVGNVSKNIKDFYIMPFSSQSVVPPVLLPLTGPGFEENRPHLLLGIIVRNKKKRLMAVPPVVPAKVAKKESDRSYTPPLVSVPKTSSPPPSSSSPMLYHKAPALESAKEKTTVTQMTLESLNKAHIGMSRGIIDTATICKIVPELSSKIDLTSSPGKVTLDDDGDEPYSPGEMDDDVNELEAVTDNSVILSSSSKNSTELQRKMDELNRQIEEQKQQIEEQKQQIQNISSSFLDEATPTLPGLGLDPPSNDCEEAYSPSDARSFTPPPPSSISKFAQPILDKVSDITIPPNLQEILANVKRQESSKVDPYLPSKPSASFLPTASTTSLYQNTSRYSPSSSRIGQSEKVSPDAPKESKSTLSSLSDLDLIRKAEEELAAVAAATVAPSMAVPPPSLLASPGSTGLVLTPPPVGPISDSPVTPPPQALSSISLPSEPVLEPYKPSLPDSFKKTFAPEQPKPPGLEDEDFPAFPSTPPTIDASKGASSTATAPTAAPLSKVSSKSGIVVNIKRKVNDSTLPAKVPRTKSRWGQGPSE